Within Deltaproteobacteria bacterium CG11_big_fil_rev_8_21_14_0_20_42_23, the genomic segment TTCCCCTCGTATGAAGAACCCAAACCTCAAAAACCTTCAAACTATTCCCGGCGTGGGGAAAAGTATTGCTCGGGATTTGTGGGATATTGGCATTCGTGAAGTTGCCGATCTTAAAGGCAAAGACCCGCAAAAGCTGTATGAGCAGTCGAATGCTGTTGCCGGCACTGTTCAAGATCGTTGTTTGCTCTACGTTTTCAGGTGCGCTGTTTACTTCGCAGAACATAAACACCACGATGCTGAAAAGTTGAAGTGGTGGAAT encodes:
- a CDS encoding pathogenicity locus, with protein sequence MKNPNLKNLQTIPGVGKSIARDLWDIGIREVADLKGKDPQKLYEQSNAVAGTVQDRCLLYVFRCAVYFAEHKHHDAEKLKWWNWKDEH